From the Methanobacterium sp. BAmetb5 genome, the window ACTGAAAGGCCTGCGAGTACACGTGGGAATACCCTCTGAATTTAAATCAGAAGAAATAACCCAGTTAAAAGAAGCACAACCCAAAAACATTCCTAAATCAGTGGAACTGGGAAAAATATCCCAATTACTGGGAGCAAAATTCTAAGGAAGTGAAACTCATGAAGAAAGTTATTCACACCAGTGGAAAAAGAAAAACCGCCATTGCCCGGGGTAAATTCAGAGAAGGCAAGGGACGTATCCGCATAAACAAAAAACCAGTGGAACTATACGACCCAGAACTGGCTCGACTCAAAATCAACGAACCAATCACCCTGGCCGGAGACCTGATTAACCAGGTGGACATAGATGTTAAAGTAATAGGTGGCGGAGTAATGGGACAGGC encodes:
- a CDS encoding 30S ribosomal protein S9, with translation MKKVIHTSGKRKTAIARGKFREGKGRIRINKKPVELYDPELARLKINEPITLAGDLINQVDIDVKVIGGGVMGQAEAARMVIAKGLVQWTGDMELKEKFNQYDRTMLVGDPRRSEPKKYGGPGARARRQKSYR